One Gordonia pseudamarae genomic window, CGAATCGCTCGGTGACGATCTGGGCAATACCGATGAGAACGCACTGGGTGCGATTCTCGGGGAGCGTCAGCCCTACACACTGACCGCGTTGCGCAAACCGGTCATCGCCGCCATCAACGGTGCGTGCATCGGATTCGGTTTCACCCTCGCGCTGATGTGCGACGTCCGGTTCGCCGGTGCGGGCGCGAAGTTCGGCGCCACCTTCGTCCGGCTGGGTCTGGTCGCCGAGCAGGGAATCTCGTGGATCCTGCCCCGGGTGGTGGGCGCCGCGCCCGCCGCCGACCTGCTGCTCAGCGGCCGCAAGTTCGATGCCGCCGAGGCTTCGCGACTGGGTCTGGTCAAAGAGGTCGTCGACGACGAGGACCTGCTGGCCCGGGCCATCGACTACGCCGACGAACTGGCGACCCGGTGCTCACCGTGGGCGCTGGCGCAGATCAAAGGTCAGCTCTACGATGAGTCCGATCGCGCCAACGTCGCCGCCACGACGGCGAAATCAGTGGAACTGATGAATCTTTCGATCAAGCAACCGGATGTCATCGAAGGCATCACCAGCTTCTTCGAGAAGCGGAATCCGCAATTTCCGCCCCTGACAGCGGATGACTGAAGGACAATGTTCCCGGCGCTGATGCCGGAACTCTAAATGTCTGATTTATCGCAGTAAAGGCCGAATCCGGCATCAACAGCTACATACACGGAGGCCCGATGACCTCGACGCAGGCAGGAGCCTGGGACGAAACCCTGGACGATCTGGACACGCGCCGCAAACGCTCCTATGCGATGGGCGGCGCCGAACGGGTGGCCAAGCACCGCGCCAAGGGCAAGCTCGACGCGCGGGCGCGCATTCGCGCGCTGCTCGATCCCGGCAGCTTTCAGGAATTCGGCACCCTCGTGGGCGGTGAGATCGCGGCCGACGCGATCGTCACCGGCACCGGCGAGATCAACGGCACGCCGGTGGTGGTCGGGGCCGAGGACTTCACCACTTTCGCCGGCACCATCGCCCCGGGCAGCAACGCCAAACGCTACCGCGTGGCCGAGCTCGCGCTGCGCAACCGCATCCCCATGGTGATGCTGCTCGAAGGCGCGGGCTTCCGGCCCACCGGCGATCACTACGGCCGCACCCCCACCGACCTGTTGATGCAGGCCCAGTGCTCGGGCAAGGTGCCGATCGTGACCGCGGTACTCGGGCCGTCGGCCGGGCACGGCGCGCTCGTCGCCCCCGTCTCCGACTTCCGTGTGATGAGCGAGCAGGGATCGATCTTCACCGCCGGACCGCCCGTGGTGCGCGCGTCCACGGGTGAGGACATCGCCAAGGAAGACCTCGGCGGACCGACCGTGGCCATCCCCAGCGGCGTGATCCATAACCACTACGCCGACGACCTGACATGCCTGAGTGAGGTGCGCCGCTACCTGTCGTACTTCCCGCCGAGCGCCTGGTCGTACCCGATGCCGCGGCCCGACGACCCCGATGACCCGGAGGTGACCGGACCGCGCGACTCGTCGGAACTGCTCGAGGTGGTCTCGCGCGACAACCGCCGCGTCTACGACATGCACGACGTCCTCGACATCGTTCTCGACACCGACGACTGGATGGAGATCCAGCCCACGTTCGGGCAGGCCGTGATCTGTGCCATGGGCCATCTCGGCGGGCATCCGGTGGCCGTGGTGGCCAATCAGCCCCAGGTGCTGGCCGGATCCATCGACGCCGCCGCCGCGAACAAGGCCGCGCACTTCATCCAGGTGGCCGACTCGTTCCATCTGCCGCTGATCTTCCTCGCCGACAACCCCGGCATGCTGCCCGGCAGCAAGTCCGAGCGCGAGGGCGTGTTGCTGGCGGGCGGCAAGATGTTCGCCGCGCAGACCACCGCCACCACCCTGAAACTGCACCTCACCCTCCGAAAGGCATACGGGTTCGGGTCGATGGTCATGTCCTTGCTCGGATTCGACAACCAGGTGGCCGCCTTCGCCTATCCTGGGGCGACAATGGGCGCAATGGGGGCGGGGGCGTTGAGTTCGGCCTCCGGCGCCGATGCCGATATGGCAAAGCAGTTGCGCGACATGGAACTCGCCGCGTCATACTA contains:
- a CDS encoding enoyl-CoA hydratase-related protein, producing the protein MTVPAHGEPAVGYELRDNGVAVLTLNRPERLNAWGMDIAVPFYELIDRADADEAVRVIVVTGAGRGFCAGADLSGGGATSTESLGDDLGNTDENALGAILGERQPYTLTALRKPVIAAINGACIGFGFTLALMCDVRFAGAGAKFGATFVRLGLVAEQGISWILPRVVGAAPAADLLLSGRKFDAAEASRLGLVKEVVDDEDLLARAIDYADELATRCSPWALAQIKGQLYDESDRANVAATTAKSVELMNLSIKQPDVIEGITSFFEKRNPQFPPLTADD
- a CDS encoding acyl-CoA carboxylase subunit beta: MTSTQAGAWDETLDDLDTRRKRSYAMGGAERVAKHRAKGKLDARARIRALLDPGSFQEFGTLVGGEIAADAIVTGTGEINGTPVVVGAEDFTTFAGTIAPGSNAKRYRVAELALRNRIPMVMLLEGAGFRPTGDHYGRTPTDLLMQAQCSGKVPIVTAVLGPSAGHGALVAPVSDFRVMSEQGSIFTAGPPVVRASTGEDIAKEDLGGPTVAIPSGVIHNHYADDLTCLSEVRRYLSYFPPSAWSYPMPRPDDPDDPEVTGPRDSSELLEVVSRDNRRVYDMHDVLDIVLDTDDWMEIQPTFGQAVICAMGHLGGHPVAVVANQPQVLAGSIDAAAANKAAHFIQVADSFHLPLIFLADNPGMLPGSKSEREGVLLAGGKMFAAQTTATTLKLHLTLRKAYGFGSMVMSLLGFDNQVAAFAYPGATMGAMGAGALSSASGADADMAKQLRDMELAASYYSAEMMGFDELIDPRETRNQLLFALRRGLYSRQATPEPVQRTAIMP